A portion of the Corticium candelabrum chromosome 5, ooCorCand1.1, whole genome shotgun sequence genome contains these proteins:
- the LOC134180441 gene encoding protein ARV1-like: MAEPETVCVCCGYESSVYTEFSEGVIRLNRCERCKSVVDRYVECDVIVLLLDILLHKSEAFRHLLFNRKISLSSQLKFWFVCIICTTYVKWNKVNNANNWKLLGILPESMSVPEVYFLVLAFHSASEAVTFVFGASVAVWIFQFGHSKVSEHPLGWIGYTKCFFVISYGRILVMPLALWARSSLSFYTWLPLALVFTSTLQAVRVLGCANSSLFAVIPPCLGLISQLISSTLITMMTGL; the protein is encoded by the exons ATGGCGGAACCTgagactgtgtgtgtttgttgtggaTACGAAAGCTCGGTCTACACGGAATTTTCTGAAGGGGTAATACGACTGAATCGATGC GAGAGATGCAAGTCTGTTGTAGATCGTTATGTAGAATGTGATGTCATAGTCTTGCTGTTGGACATACTTTTGCACAAATCTGAAGCATTCAGACATCTTTTATTTAACAGAAAAATCTCATTATCT AGTCAATTGAAATTTTGGTTTGTCTGCATTATTTGTACTACCT ATGTCAAATGGAATAAAGTGAACAACGCCAACAACTGGAAACTTCTCGGCATTCTTCCAGAGTCCATGTCAGTCCCTGAAGTTTACTTCTTAGTGTTAGCATTTCATTCTGCATCAG AGGCTGTTACATTTGTTTTTGGTGCAAGTGTGGCAGTATGGATTTTTCAATTCGGTCACTCTAAAGTCAGTGAACATCCACTTGG GTGGATCGGTTATACGAAATGTTTCTTTGTGATAAGTTATGGTCGTATTTTAGTCATGCCTCTAGCTCTGTGGGCACGTTCCAGTTTGAGCTTTTACACGTGGCTACCTCTGGCACTGGTGTTTACATCGACACTTCAGGCTGTTAGAG TTCTTGGCTGTGCAAACAGCTCACTGTTTGCAGTAATTCCACCCTGTCTTGGTCTGATTTCACAATTGATATCCTCGACGTTGATCACGATGATGACTGGTTTGTAG